In a single window of the Drosophila subpulchrella strain 33 F10 #4 breed RU33 chromosome X, RU_Dsub_v1.1 Primary Assembly, whole genome shotgun sequence genome:
- the LOC119558369 gene encoding allantoinase isoform X2 has protein sequence MAVLSSIRKALSGREVNTYLYNTESESVYDFGDLVLMPGLIDPNVHINEPGRKDWEGFVTATKAAAAGGFTTIIDRPTNATPPTVSVAALKAKTSTARGKIYVDVGFWGGLVPGNGDQLAPLLAAGVMGLQCTLCGSAAPVSQEFPAVNEAQLEEALCRLEKDQEEGEAVIAVHAELPLSTEIDADEEAPREYGTFLATRPPDMEISATQLLCRLARRHPGRCIHILNASCGQCLPLVEECRRQGGQLSLDTCPHYLALAAEEVPECGTEFKTWPPIRERRNQEHLWPALRLGGAIRMIGSDHSPATPGARALTCGRGRGNFLKAWPGINSVQLSLPVVWTAANQRGSTLTVADIHRLMCQEPAKLCGLSSSKGRIAEGYDADFCVWSPEEEFTVGPEQLYTATKATPYAGRRLRGVVHATVVRGLHVYQQFEGFGQPLGKVLLRRSGRKLVKFVSL, from the exons ATGGCGGTATTATCGTCGATACGGAAGGCATTATCCGGAAGG GAGGTCAACACCTATCTGTACAACACAGAGTCGGAATCGGTTTATGATTTCGGGGACCTGGTTCTGATGCCGGGCCTAATTGATCCCAATGTGCATATCAACGAGCCGGGTCGGAAGGATTGGGAGGGATTTGTGACGGCCACAAAGGCGGCGGCGGCCGGCGGCTTCACCACCATCATCGACCGACCCACCAATGCCACACCGCCCACTGTAAGTGTGGCGGCCCTCAAGGCAAAGACGTCGACGGCACGGGGCAAGATCTACGTGGACGTGGGCTTCTGGGGCGGCCTCGTTCCCGGAAACGGAGATCAGCTGGCTCCCCTGTTGGCCGCCGGGGTCATGGGTCTGCAGTGCACACTGTGCGGCTCCGCGGCGCCCGTCTCCCAGGAATTTCCCGCCGTAAACGAAGCTCAATTGGAGGAGGCCCTTTGCCGGCTGGAAAAGGATCAGGAGGAAGGCGAAGCTGTCATAGCG GTTCACGCCGAACTGCCTTTGTCCACCGAAATCGATGCCGACGAGGAGGCGCCGCGGGAGTACGGCACTTTCCTGGCCACCCGACCACCCGACATGGAGATTTCGGCGACGCAGCTGCTCTGCCGGCTGGCCCGGCGCCACCCGGGGCGCTGCATCCACATCCTGAATGCGAGCTGCGGCCAATGTCTGCCGCTGGTGGAGGAGTGCCGCCGGCAGGGCGGGCAGCTCTCGCTGGACACCTGTCCGCACTATCTGGCCCTGGCGGCCGAGGAGGTGCCCGAGTGCGGGACTGAGTTCAAGACATGGCCACCGATTCGGGAGCGCCGCAATCAGGAGCACCTGTGGCCGGCTCTCCGGCTGGGCGGAGCCATCCGGATGATTGGCAGCGATCACTCGCCGGCGACGCCAGGCGCACGCGCCCTAACCTGCggcagggggcgtggcaactTCCTGAAGGCCTGGCCGGGCATAAACTCAGTGCAGCTCAGCCTGCCCGTCGTCTGGACGGCAGCCAATCAGCGGG GATCCACCTTGACTGTGGCCGACATTCACCGGCTGATGTGCCAGGAGCCGGCGAAGCTGTGCGGCCTGTCCTCCTCCAAGGGCCGCATTGCCGAGGGCTACGACGCCGACTTCTGTGTGTGGAGTCCCGAGGAGGAGTTCACCGTGGGGCCGGAGCAGCTCTACACGGCCACCAAGGCCACCCCGTACGCGGGTCGAAGGTTGAGGGGCGTGGTGCACGCGACGGTGGTGCGGGGCCTGCATGTCTATCAGCAGTTCGAGGGCTTCGGCCAGCCCTTGGGCAAGGTGCTACTCCGGCGGAGCGGCCGCAAGCTGGTCAAGTTCGTGAGCCTGTGA
- the LOC119558369 gene encoding allantoinase isoform X1, translating to MDLLFLSRRIFLGDGSHNSLIHGGIIVDTEGIIRKVLCSPQEVNTYLYNTESESVYDFGDLVLMPGLIDPNVHINEPGRKDWEGFVTATKAAAAGGFTTIIDRPTNATPPTVSVAALKAKTSTARGKIYVDVGFWGGLVPGNGDQLAPLLAAGVMGLQCTLCGSAAPVSQEFPAVNEAQLEEALCRLEKDQEEGEAVIAVHAELPLSTEIDADEEAPREYGTFLATRPPDMEISATQLLCRLARRHPGRCIHILNASCGQCLPLVEECRRQGGQLSLDTCPHYLALAAEEVPECGTEFKTWPPIRERRNQEHLWPALRLGGAIRMIGSDHSPATPGARALTCGRGRGNFLKAWPGINSVQLSLPVVWTAANQRGSTLTVADIHRLMCQEPAKLCGLSSSKGRIAEGYDADFCVWSPEEEFTVGPEQLYTATKATPYAGRRLRGVVHATVVRGLHVYQQFEGFGQPLGKVLLRRSGRKLVKFVSL from the exons ATGGATCTGTTGTTCCTCAGCCGGCGAATTTTTCTGGGCGATGGCAGCCATAACTCCCTGATCCATGGCGGTATTATCGTCGATACGGAAGGCATTATCCGGAAGG TGCTATGTTCCCCGCAGGAGGTCAACACCTATCTGTACAACACAGAGTCGGAATCGGTTTATGATTTCGGGGACCTGGTTCTGATGCCGGGCCTAATTGATCCCAATGTGCATATCAACGAGCCGGGTCGGAAGGATTGGGAGGGATTTGTGACGGCCACAAAGGCGGCGGCGGCCGGCGGCTTCACCACCATCATCGACCGACCCACCAATGCCACACCGCCCACTGTAAGTGTGGCGGCCCTCAAGGCAAAGACGTCGACGGCACGGGGCAAGATCTACGTGGACGTGGGCTTCTGGGGCGGCCTCGTTCCCGGAAACGGAGATCAGCTGGCTCCCCTGTTGGCCGCCGGGGTCATGGGTCTGCAGTGCACACTGTGCGGCTCCGCGGCGCCCGTCTCCCAGGAATTTCCCGCCGTAAACGAAGCTCAATTGGAGGAGGCCCTTTGCCGGCTGGAAAAGGATCAGGAGGAAGGCGAAGCTGTCATAGCG GTTCACGCCGAACTGCCTTTGTCCACCGAAATCGATGCCGACGAGGAGGCGCCGCGGGAGTACGGCACTTTCCTGGCCACCCGACCACCCGACATGGAGATTTCGGCGACGCAGCTGCTCTGCCGGCTGGCCCGGCGCCACCCGGGGCGCTGCATCCACATCCTGAATGCGAGCTGCGGCCAATGTCTGCCGCTGGTGGAGGAGTGCCGCCGGCAGGGCGGGCAGCTCTCGCTGGACACCTGTCCGCACTATCTGGCCCTGGCGGCCGAGGAGGTGCCCGAGTGCGGGACTGAGTTCAAGACATGGCCACCGATTCGGGAGCGCCGCAATCAGGAGCACCTGTGGCCGGCTCTCCGGCTGGGCGGAGCCATCCGGATGATTGGCAGCGATCACTCGCCGGCGACGCCAGGCGCACGCGCCCTAACCTGCggcagggggcgtggcaactTCCTGAAGGCCTGGCCGGGCATAAACTCAGTGCAGCTCAGCCTGCCCGTCGTCTGGACGGCAGCCAATCAGCGGG GATCCACCTTGACTGTGGCCGACATTCACCGGCTGATGTGCCAGGAGCCGGCGAAGCTGTGCGGCCTGTCCTCCTCCAAGGGCCGCATTGCCGAGGGCTACGACGCCGACTTCTGTGTGTGGAGTCCCGAGGAGGAGTTCACCGTGGGGCCGGAGCAGCTCTACACGGCCACCAAGGCCACCCCGTACGCGGGTCGAAGGTTGAGGGGCGTGGTGCACGCGACGGTGGTGCGGGGCCTGCATGTCTATCAGCAGTTCGAGGGCTTCGGCCAGCCCTTGGGCAAGGTGCTACTCCGGCGGAGCGGCCGCAAGCTGGTCAAGTTCGTGAGCCTGTGA